Proteins encoded in a region of the Buteo buteo chromosome 11, bButBut1.hap1.1, whole genome shotgun sequence genome:
- the CBFB gene encoding core-binding factor subunit beta isoform X2 yields MPRVVPDQRSKFENEEFFRKLSRECEIKYTGFRDRPHEERQARFQNACRDGRSEIAFVATGTNLSLQFFPASWQGEQRQTPTREYVDFEREGGKVYLKAPMILNGVCVIWKGWIDLQRLDGMGCLEFDEERAQQEDALAQQAFEEARRRTREFEDRDRSHREEMEVRVSQLLSVTGKKTARP; encoded by the exons ATGCCGCGGGTTGTCCCCGACCAGCGGAGCAAGTTCGAGAACGAGGAGTTCTTCAGGAAGCTGAGCCGCGAGTGCGAG ATTAAATACACCGGCTTCAGGGACCGGCCCCACGAGGAGAGGCAGGCCCGCTTCCAGAACGCCTGCCGCGACGGCCGCTCCGAGATC GCTTTTGTGGCCACAGGAACCAATCTGTCTCTCCAGTTTTTTCCGGCCAGCTGGCAGGGGGAGCAGCGACAGACACCGACCCGGGAATATGTCGActttgaaagagaaggaggCAAG gtgtACTTGAAGGCACCTATGATTCTCAACGGTGTCTGTGTAATCTGGAAAGGCTGGATAGATCTACAGAGACTGGATGGTATGGGCTGCCTGGAATTTGATGAAGAGAGAGCACAG CAGGAGGATGCATTGGcacaacaagcctttgaagaaGCTCGGCGAAGAACTCGTGAATTTGAGGATAGAGACAGGTCTCATCGGGAGGAAATGGAGGTGAGGGTTTCACAGCTGCTGTCAGTAACTG